The sequence ACATGTTTGGAGTAAGCAAAGCCACAATTATTGTCATTGTTATGATGTTGtgcattttacttcaattcaacatcTCAAATGCAGCTACATATCCTGCTGGTGATGGTAAAGGTTGGGGTTTTAATATGAATGGTTGGCCTAACGGCAAAACTTTCAACGTTGGTGATGTTATTggtaataatatattaataaaatcttggttaaaaaaaaattatctattcaTGTCATTTTcactatttaattttatttttttgactatatttatacttttttttttcttttcagaatttaaatataaagttgATGAGCACAATGTGGTAAAAGTGAGCCAGGAAGAATATGACTCTTGCAAGACTAGTGGGGGACAAGTTTACAATTCAGGAGATGACAAAATACCACTTGAAAAGGGGACATCGTATTTTATTTGTACTATCGGACCACATTGTTCTGAAGGTGTCAAGGCTGCTATTACAGCTAATTAATTTGTTTCAAACTATATGTATCGAAATGTAATGattttatttcacatttataATTATGATTTCGAATAtcaatgatataaaatattttatttcatgaaaTGTATGCATGGGTTTTGCTTGTGGAGTACTTttagtgaaaaataaaattagctaATTATTTTGGCACTTTGTCTTTCTTTCGTCATAACATTAATGAACGGATATGATGTGTTTAATGTATGATCATTTAAGTTATTCACTAGAAAAATTACACAGACACTTGTATATTGTATATCTTTGGAGTATACAATTCACTTGTGTATATAACTTGAagatatataactaattaaaaattagacttcaagatttacaattttttttgaaaagtatgACCAAATTAAATTTCTTCTAGGTTAAGAGTTATATAAACTTTATATCTCTATGcgattctttttaaatttttctaacataaatattttatgtatcaaggtgtctttctttttctcttataaTGGCTTAGTAAAATAAATTGACAAGTGCTTCACAGATAAAAGACATTTATAAACAAAcaataactaataaaaattatgtatatgagaAATCTTATTCTCTTCCACTTCATACATTTTGTGGATCTTAATATTAACTTTTTGGTATATAGAACGgtaaagaataaaagaaaaaagattgatataattttcaaaaaagaagaaaagaataagATTATATTactaaaggaaaaattacataaagaaatagagaaaaatattgataatgttccaaagaattcataatttaatagCTCATGAGTATTTTGacagaaaaaaagagaataagATGTGATCAATATACATGACACATAatgttttttgtcattttataaagaatttgtccagcatattcacattcaaattcataaaattaggTGCTAAtttctaaatcatttttttttcaaaaatcaatttaatgaaGTTAATTTTATTCGGTACTTATGTTAAATCAGTAAATGTTTAATGTATTGTCAAtttcttttaatcatttaaccataattaaaattatttaattaatgtgaactcaaattttaaattgatactcttaaacttaaaattagaaaaaatgaagaagtactTATCATTCTACCAcaaccattattattattttttggtagATACTTTCAAACAATTCcgtaacttaattaataataattttctttttcatttttaaatgcACTCGATGCAGCCAAGACACAATGGTATCATAATTGAGTTTTACTCGATAAAGTTTGGGTGCATTTACAACTTTTTCAAACTagttttgatataaaataaaaataaaaaattgaagtcaTATTTTGCTAAGACTACAAATATGTATATCATCcatatatttagtatatattCTATGTATATCATGTGCATCAATATTGTATTTGACATATGATAAATAAGTGACATACAAATGAGTACTACTTATGTTTATCAAATGGCGTTTATGAGGTTATATCTTCGATCTCGAAGTTcaatatgaaattcaattcaaAATCTCACCAAATCGTCTCAAAGTTGAGGTGTAAATTATATCCTCCTCGAGTCTATTTGTGAGTTTCTAGACTAATATTCACTAAAACGTACAAGTGATTGATTCTAATAAGTGATTGAATCATGATATTCAACTTTCGGAACATAATAATCGattaaacaaataagaaattGTCCACGTGATATGAATCTCAAAATATAGTAATTAAATAAACGTCAACAACTTTTTGGGACAAAAAAGGGGATTAATTGGTTATTGATAGAAATTGAAGTTGTAAATGTATCGAACCAAAATGGACTATACATATTAGGaattttaactatatataatgTGAATTCTTCCTCCCTTCAATACTCAAAATAattgcatttatcttttttcttatcatctcatctcatcatttttGCATATTTGGAAACTCACTcaattcttttttccttttattttaccATTTTGTTAAATGTTAGTAAGACACTAAAAAATggacattttttttaactttgttacTATAAAAGGTTTCaatattatgattttgtatGTGTAAAGTCCCCTATATAAAGTCCTACATTCTTACTCAATTGTCACTCACAACAACACTAAGAGCCTTCATTCTAACCCCTTATTGCATCTATCTAtagtttcataaaatatattaattctcAAATTAAAGATGTATGGAGTAAACAAAGTCACAATTGTTGCCTTTGCTATGATGCTTTGCATCTTCCTTCAAACCAACATTTCAAAAGCAGATACATTTCTTGCTGGTGATGCTAATGGATGGGGTTTCCAATTGAATGGTTGGCCTAATGGCAAGACTTTCAAGACTGGCGATGTTATCGGTAAGATTTTATTGGTAAAATTTACTATTCAAATAATGATGAAAAACCGTGCTTGACgtgtatgtattttttttatgttaataaaaataCAGAGTTTAAGTATCCAGCCGGAGCGCACAATGTGGTGAAGGTGGACCAAGCAGGGTTTAACTCTTGTAATGGTGCTGGTGGACAAGTTTTTTCTTCCGGAGATGATAAGATAACTCTTACAAAAGGAACATCATATTTCATTTGTACTATCGGACAACATTGTGCTAATGGTGTTAAGGCTGCTGTTACCGCCAATTAACTTACTCCAATTCTATAgtctttattttcattcaagTCGATAATTATAACTTTGGAGTActaaaaactatataatataatgttttatttCTTTCGTCCACATAGATGTGTTTACTTGTCTACTAGTGATATACTAATAATTTCATACCAAGCAACTTTGAAATTCTTGCCATTAGGCCAATTGCTAACACCATTACTATCTCCAACATAATAAGTTGTTGATGCATTACTTATTTTGATGGCAAACAACATCATGAATATTACTAGGAAAATAGCACATCCTTCTAATTTCCATGCTATTTATTTATACTTCTCTAAATGGGAATTTGTCTAATTCAAAggtttttggaatttttaaaGGTGTTAATTGTACAGACTTAGAACTTAGATGAATGCTTCTAAGTTACCACCTTTTATAGTAGTATTAGCTAGAACTTCATAAAATTTAACTCTTATaaacacaaattttattaagaaaaaaaaaaagacctttGAAATTTATGGTCAAATagaatttaatgattttatggaCTTATAAATCATCTCATTAAGAATAGATGAAAAgtttagaaataaattatttaccaaatataaataatatcataattttttcgaaggactaaaaaagaaaaagtagtgTCTGGAGTCCACATTGGAGCTCCGATTAAATTTGAATCACTCTCTCTGCAAGACCCATTTGGTGGTGGCGCCCCTGATAGAATTTTCTCCATTCGAGTGCACAGATCCGAGACATCTGATTAAGGACCTACCGCTACACCACTAAGTTGTGGTCCACAACTCATGTTAGGTATATTTCCGGTTAATTGCTCTAGCCCAATTACTACCATATTCTTGACTTTCCTTCTTCTAGGACCAATGGGCCATTTTCTAGTTATTCTTTAGGCCCAGTTCTATATTCCTCAATGGGCTTGAAGATCACAATTTGACGGCACGCATTCATATACATGTATCATGGATATATGAAATCAAAATTAGATATAAATTCGCATGAATATTAACTTTATTTAACTTGAACTctgatatgaaattattaattagatatatgtatatataatgtgGAATTAATGTTGAACAATTTGAGGCATTTGGCCAAAAGTACTGTAAATCATCCGCTTAACTTAAAGTTTCCGATAggttttttcaaatattttcttaataacaGCGTCCCTAGTCAGGTAAATATTGAAGTACCTATTACCTTCTGTCTGTCAGTACAAATATCAAATAACTTTGTGTATGCGTACAAAGACATAAACAATCCAATGTAGAAGTAGCAAAAAGTTCATATTAATCCATTATTTGTCATATATTATATGGTAGTAGTACTAGTACACCAACATAGGTGACACATGATAGAAAGTTTGTAGGATAATTGATTTGGTAATTTTTCACATAGCAAAGACAGAAATCTTCATTCCAGACCCACAATGACCAGGAAAATTGCAGATGAAATAGTTCTGTCCCTTTACTAGCTTTACTTTGTCACCCCCTCTGTTGTACACTTTTGCACCTCTTGGTGTGCTGCAACTTTTATAACCAGCTTTATTCACCGCCACCACATTGTGCGCACCACTAGGGTAGTTGAATGCTGCCGTAGCGTATTCAGAATTTTTTAACGATATTTTTAAAAGgagataatatatttatactatagTAGTACTGTTTTTTTGCAGTGTCATGATTGTGGGTgacaaacaaaatcaaaattggtTGGAACATAAATGCTTTACATGTAATCATAAAACATTTCTCTCAAATGGACCACATATTGGTAGGTGTAATTATCATTAACCGCAATATAACATTTAAAATCATTGTCATTATAACCACAAGTGGGAAAGTTaaatttttaggtttaaaaGTGGTAGTTGAACATTTGTCTCTAAttactttgttatttttttttagttatttcgAATTTTATATGTCTATTCGACGAATTTAGAAAGGACAATTTCTTTTATCAATTATACcctcaattattattttgaaaaaaaatataaattcttgaaaatcttaaatttttaattcatctacttaataattaattgaattaaaatgataaactcactATGTCAGTAATTATTTTCCTAATAGGTGTATCACTTtaaaaatagacaagtaattagggacggAGTACctttgaattaaatttatatattgtcggtaactcattttaatttgttggtgcaaaagaaaaaaaaaatatgattccTCTATCCAACGAAAGTTGGAAACAATAAATAACAAGAGCAACAGTcaaatgttattatattattctttaaatatattagatttaatattttaataaatgttaaataatatttgatattaaagatgaaatatgaaaatctcttaattttttaaattaggtaaattattaaatttaatattttaataaatgttaaataatatttaatattaaagatgaaatatgaaaatctcttaattttttaaattaggcAAATATTATTagataactattttaaaaaatggacaAATGGAATACTTCTGTTTGAGTTACCCTCAAGAGTCAAGAGGGTCAAAATCACACAAAATAGTAAAACTGGTTCCATGAAACATAAATTTTGGCAGTACTCTCTTTgtccggtattatttgtcatggtttctatttttagagttaaaattataaaattttgactaatattttaagatgtatattttcatcatattaatatgcaaaaaatttgtaacttataatatttttcatataattttagaatatttaatttttttgtttaaaatattgaattaatatgatacaatgtacctttaaaaattaattaaactaacttttaataaatgtaatatgacaaataattcCGAACGGAGAGAGTTGttcttttgaaatgttttaGGATGACAAAATTAATAACCAGTCAACATTATGGGAcattaaaagaagaaaacaaagcATTTATTTTGGTGGGGGGAGGAGTATTACATTTTGTGGAACATTtaacattttaatgaatatttgGAGCGCGAACAAAATAATTAGTAACATTAACgactaaaataaatttgaatttactagtctattactttttttgtccttttttacTTATTCACTTTTGAATtaacatatttattaagaaaataattaataacgtAGTGAGTTTACTATTTTATCCCTATTAATATGAAGTGGAtgaaaagttttacattttttcaaagtaattagtcatttaattgagggtataatagataaaaaaaatttatcctttcttgatttgtcaaaatagacaagtaattagagacaactataaaatgaaaagtggacaagtaaaaagGGGAGTATTTTACATGACCCAATTGatatatttagtaatttttttcaatcacTACATAAAAAAATGAGATTAAGCGACAATAATTagcaattgccgctaaatatgtatttttagtgacaattaacactctttataTATATTCCCTAAAAAATTTTAGCGACACACGATCTAATAACACTTAACTAGTGCTGACAAAGACTTTAGCTCTCTTCATTAATGTGTCTACTTATTatcgctaaaaattatttttgttataataaatACGAGTAAGGAATCCATACAAAAGTTAACTCACGAAGTAAAGACGATGATACTTACTAAGGATATCACCAGCCCTAAAGCGTTTTCCCTTAGGCCAACCAACAGTGTTAAAAGTCCAGCCACCAGAACCTCCAACGTTGTACACAGCAGCATGAGCTATCTCAGCTTGAATGAGCACCACAATACATAACACAAACACCATTTTCATGTTCATTTCCATTTGCACTGCTTCTTCCCTGaccaaattattttaattaaaattgacaactctatatagtaaaaataaataactaattatgaGT comes from Solanum pennellii chromosome 1, SPENNV200 and encodes:
- the LOC107031002 gene encoding basic blue protein-like, giving the protein MFGVSKATIIVIVMMLCILLQFNISNAATYPAGDGKGWGFNMNGWPNGKTFNVGDVIEFKYKVDEHNVVKVSQEEYDSCKTSGGQVYNSGDDKIPLEKGTSYFICTIGPHCSEGVKAAITAN
- the LOC107032125 gene encoding basic blue protein-like is translated as MYGVNKVTIVAFAMMLCIFLQTNISKADTFLAGDANGWGFQLNGWPNGKTFKTGDVIEFKYPAGAHNVVKVDQAGFNSCNGAGGQVFSSGDDKITLTKGTSYFICTIGQHCANGVKAAVTAN
- the LOC107012377 gene encoding basic blue protein-like, translated to MEMNMKMVFVLCIVVLIQAEIAHAAVYNVGGSGGWTFNTVGWPKGKRFRAGDILTFNYPSGAHNVVAVNKAGYKSCSTPRGAKVYNRGGDKVKLVKGQNYFICNFPGHCGSGMKISVFAM